Proteins from one Rubripirellula tenax genomic window:
- a CDS encoding DUF167 domain-containing protein → MSAKLRIVVHATASARRNHVGGCHDGSLRVSVTAVADKGKANQAITKLLAKTLGITASQIELTSGHTNRRKVFEIHDAPANLQDAIELLKNG, encoded by the coding sequence TTGAGCGCCAAACTTCGCATCGTGGTCCACGCCACCGCGTCGGCCAGACGAAATCATGTCGGCGGCTGCCACGACGGATCGCTGCGAGTTTCGGTGACTGCCGTTGCCGATAAGGGCAAAGCCAACCAAGCGATCACGAAACTGCTTGCGAAGACGCTGGGCATCACCGCTTCGCAAATCGAACTGACTAGCGGCCATACAAACCGGCGAAAAGTATTCGAGATCCACGACGCACCCGCCAACTTGCAAGACGCGATCGAGCTGCTAAAAAACGGTTGA
- a CDS encoding YggS family pyridoxal phosphate-dependent enzyme, with the protein MDSNAVDRLAENWNTVAGEVRDAAAKAGRDADDITVIGVTKYVDASVTAMLVDAGCKHLGENRPQVLWQKAESLAFDDDVRWHVIGHLQRNKARRTLRHRPIIHSVDSPRLLATIAEESAAEDFVTDVLLEVNASDEEAKTGMSPDEIRSLLETIPQSGVRVVGIMAMAGWGTDSDAAQRQFAATRHFRDQLSTQFGLPLPHLSMGMSGDFVEAIAEGATMVRIGSRLYEGVIKIGH; encoded by the coding sequence ATGGATTCGAACGCCGTCGACCGTCTCGCCGAGAATTGGAACACCGTCGCCGGCGAGGTTCGGGACGCAGCGGCCAAGGCGGGCAGAGACGCCGACGACATCACGGTGATCGGCGTGACCAAATACGTCGATGCGTCCGTCACGGCGATGCTTGTCGATGCCGGCTGCAAACACCTGGGCGAGAATCGTCCGCAAGTGCTTTGGCAAAAAGCCGAATCACTCGCGTTCGACGATGACGTACGCTGGCACGTGATCGGTCACCTTCAACGAAACAAGGCTCGCCGCACGCTGCGTCACCGGCCGATCATTCATTCGGTCGACAGTCCGCGATTGCTGGCGACGATCGCCGAGGAATCGGCTGCCGAAGACTTCGTTACCGACGTGCTATTGGAAGTCAACGCCAGCGACGAAGAAGCGAAGACCGGCATGTCACCCGACGAAATCCGTTCGTTGCTCGAAACGATCCCGCAATCCGGCGTTCGCGTCGTCGGTATCATGGCGATGGCCGGATGGGGCACCGATTCAGACGCGGCCCAACGCCAATTCGCGGCGACTCGCCATTTCCGTGACCAGCTTTCGACTCAATTCGGTTTGCCGCTGCCACACTTGTCGATGGGCATGAGTGGCGACTTTGTCGAAGCCATCGCCGAGGGCGCCACCATGGTGCGAATCGGTTCAAGGTTGTACGAAGGCGTCATTAAAATTGGACACTGA
- a CDS encoding YdjY domain-containing protein produces the protein MKVQSAACFGTAVLMFGILSVSGRSLFAQDESATEVAQGETSTGGDSPSSDQSVEPAMERTLPAIGDPLTEEERELIVSDDYVSPSDIAAKAFAPPPGAKPISKRNLWIDAKNQRVFVDGYVAMNDGPLEMFACPAGTKEHESIVATIAKSSEVHAALLAVGAQTGTTVRFLPRYVPATGQRIRVWICYQNDAGNFKVVDGRQWVQVAETEKTMDVDWVFAGSGFWKDPTDNHEYYRADSGDMICVSNFSTAMMDVPVASSADASELEYSPMTANIPKRGTPVRMVLMPIPLATDANQGNAPEIQKPTEEVLPLNKQQ, from the coding sequence GTGAAAGTCCAGTCCGCCGCCTGTTTCGGCACTGCAGTATTGATGTTTGGCATCCTCAGCGTTTCTGGTCGCTCCTTGTTCGCTCAAGACGAATCTGCGACGGAGGTCGCCCAAGGCGAAACTTCGACTGGTGGCGACAGTCCCTCGTCGGATCAGTCCGTCGAACCGGCGATGGAGCGAACTTTGCCGGCGATTGGCGATCCGTTGACGGAGGAAGAGCGGGAGCTCATCGTTTCGGACGACTACGTTTCGCCGTCCGACATCGCCGCCAAAGCGTTCGCGCCGCCACCGGGTGCCAAGCCGATCAGCAAGCGGAACTTGTGGATCGATGCCAAGAACCAACGCGTTTTCGTCGACGGTTACGTCGCCATGAATGACGGACCGCTTGAAATGTTCGCGTGCCCGGCGGGTACTAAAGAACACGAATCGATCGTTGCCACGATCGCTAAGTCATCGGAAGTTCACGCGGCGTTGTTGGCAGTCGGTGCCCAGACAGGCACAACGGTTCGCTTTCTGCCCCGGTATGTACCGGCGACCGGACAACGAATTCGCGTCTGGATTTGCTACCAGAACGATGCCGGGAATTTCAAAGTCGTCGACGGGCGGCAATGGGTCCAGGTCGCCGAGACCGAAAAAACAATGGATGTCGATTGGGTGTTTGCCGGCAGCGGCTTTTGGAAGGATCCCACCGACAACCACGAATACTATCGCGCCGACTCGGGCGACATGATCTGTGTTTCAAACTTCAGTACGGCGATGATGGACGTGCCGGTCGCCAGCAGCGCAGACGCGAGCGAATTAGAATACTCGCCCATGACGGCGAACATTCCCAAGCGTGGCACGCCGGTGCGAATGGTGCTGATGCCGATCCCGTTAGCGACGGACGCAAATCAAGGCAACGCACCGGAGATTCAAAAGCCAACCGAAGAAGTGCTGCCCCTGAACAAGCAGCAATGA
- a CDS encoding septation protein SpoVG family protein encodes MEGSEDRLRAFCSITIDNAFVIRDLKIIDGTSGPFVAMPSRKLSGHCQRCHYKNHLRASYCNQCGTHLQSENADNYDSPQKLYADVAHPINSECRELIQNAVITEFESELSRCQQPGYRSRYDDDFDDADVDYPQAIVDSPKTRAESGPPRPHFIDDPQKSRESAGVEKDDKDAFGEGIF; translated from the coding sequence ATGGAAGGCTCTGAAGATCGACTTCGGGCATTCTGTTCAATCACTATCGATAACGCCTTCGTCATCCGTGATTTGAAAATCATCGACGGGACCAGCGGACCGTTCGTCGCAATGCCCAGTCGAAAGTTGAGCGGCCATTGCCAACGGTGCCACTACAAGAACCATCTGCGGGCAAGCTACTGCAACCAGTGCGGCACGCATCTGCAATCCGAAAACGCTGACAATTACGACTCGCCGCAAAAGCTGTACGCGGACGTTGCCCACCCGATCAACAGTGAATGTCGCGAACTGATTCAGAATGCCGTCATCACAGAATTTGAATCCGAACTCAGCCGTTGTCAGCAACCGGGTTACCGGTCTCGCTATGACGACGACTTTGACGACGCCGACGTCGACTATCCACAGGCAATCGTCGATTCGCCGAAGACTCGCGCCGAATCCGGACCGCCACGCCCACACTTCATCGACGATCCGCAGAAGTCTCGTGAATCGGCGGGTGTTGAAAAAGACGACAAAGATGCATTCGGGGAAGGCATCTTTTAG
- a CDS encoding 4-(cytidine 5'-diphospho)-2-C-methyl-D-erythritol kinase: MNGLASKNAPEIGGYPVGTVAHTRAPAKLNLFLELKARRDDGFHEIDTVMVPIDWCDELRIRRSTEPGIRLTIDWLPSRKVVAQRLGIDDDPKRSNDLLSIPVGESNLVSRALSRFIAEFNIVGGFDCELRKSVPAGAGMGGASSDAASAIACAAKLCGIDSRHPKLMDIAASIGSDVPFFLGLGINPMSAIRATGRGECLSPVNLAEPLHVVVIYPSVSLSTGKVYAASQVPDEPIDGSEIVRSLERGDLRAITRRMINRLSEPARILAPQIDEIIESVWRTSGITCQLTGSGSACFAIVRSPVQARRLANLLQATLGRTSSAGSGAVIVGTRTTQVPTTISIQ, encoded by the coding sequence ATGAACGGCCTCGCTTCCAAGAACGCACCCGAAATCGGCGGCTATCCCGTCGGGACGGTTGCCCACACGCGGGCGCCGGCAAAATTGAATCTGTTTTTGGAATTGAAAGCGCGTCGCGACGATGGCTTTCATGAGATCGATACGGTGATGGTTCCGATCGACTGGTGCGACGAACTGCGAATCCGCCGCAGCACCGAGCCGGGCATACGCTTAACGATCGATTGGTTGCCGTCGCGGAAAGTCGTCGCCCAACGACTGGGCATCGACGATGACCCCAAACGGTCGAATGATCTGCTTTCAATACCGGTCGGCGAATCAAATCTGGTGTCCCGAGCGCTATCCCGATTCATCGCGGAATTCAACATCGTCGGTGGTTTCGATTGTGAACTTCGGAAAAGCGTTCCGGCGGGCGCGGGCATGGGCGGTGCCAGCAGCGACGCAGCCTCGGCGATCGCTTGTGCAGCAAAGCTATGCGGTATCGATTCGCGTCATCCAAAATTGATGGACATCGCAGCATCGATTGGCAGCGATGTACCGTTCTTCTTGGGGCTTGGTATCAATCCGATGTCAGCGATTCGCGCAACCGGTCGCGGCGAATGCTTATCACCCGTCAATCTGGCCGAGCCGCTGCATGTCGTCGTCATCTATCCGAGCGTCAGCCTATCAACCGGCAAAGTTTACGCAGCTTCGCAAGTGCCGGACGAACCGATTGACGGCAGCGAAATCGTGCGTTCGCTTGAAAGAGGCGATCTTAGGGCGATTACCCGACGGATGATCAACCGATTGTCAGAACCGGCGAGAATACTTGCACCACAAATTGACGAAATCATAGAATCAGTGTGGCGGACGTCCGGTATAACGTGTCAATTGACAGGTAGCGGTTCAGCGTGTTTTGCGATCGTCCGCTCGCCCGTTCAAGCCAGGCGGCTTGCGAATTTGCTGCAAGCCACGCTCGGCCGAACGTCGTCCGCAGGAAGCGGCGCGGTCATTGTTGGCACTCGCACCACGCAAGTGCCGACGACCATCAGTATCCAATAA
- a CDS encoding LpxI family protein, whose translation MIDRLGYRPARSQTLLAHHHAKHDLPPIGLVAGWGNFPVEVAQELVRSGHSVSCIAIKGHASSSLESICDHVLWSGVGKIGKHLRYFRRNGVRHVTMAGKLFKADLLYSGSIWLQHFPDLTCIRTFGPVLFGRRRDARDDSLLLAVTDTYTRSGIEICAATDFAPELLVNCGLLAGVAPSATLQNDIDAGWAVAKQMGGMDIGQTITIKDGTIIAVEAIEGTDACIQRTGELCKRGGWTMVKVSKPNQDMRFDVPTIGPQTIEKVRAAGGKAIVVEADKTIVVEREKTFADAKAAGITLIAIEDEQLHRSMHTAARRVA comes from the coding sequence ATGATCGATCGACTCGGTTACCGGCCGGCACGTTCGCAAACGCTCCTGGCCCATCACCATGCCAAACACGACTTGCCGCCGATTGGCTTGGTTGCCGGATGGGGCAACTTTCCGGTTGAAGTTGCGCAAGAACTTGTTCGCAGCGGCCATTCGGTGTCTTGCATCGCGATCAAGGGTCACGCCAGCAGCTCGCTGGAATCCATTTGCGACCATGTCCTTTGGTCCGGCGTGGGAAAAATCGGCAAGCACTTGCGATATTTTCGACGTAACGGAGTCCGACATGTCACTATGGCGGGCAAGCTGTTCAAAGCAGACCTACTTTACAGCGGTTCGATCTGGCTACAACATTTTCCGGACCTGACTTGCATCCGCACATTCGGACCGGTTCTATTCGGACGCCGCCGAGATGCTCGCGACGATAGCTTGCTATTGGCCGTCACTGATACCTACACGCGCAGCGGCATTGAGATTTGCGCCGCTACCGATTTTGCTCCGGAGCTGCTTGTGAATTGCGGACTATTAGCGGGCGTTGCTCCTTCGGCGACGCTACAAAACGACATCGATGCGGGCTGGGCCGTCGCCAAACAGATGGGCGGCATGGACATCGGGCAAACGATCACAATCAAAGACGGCACAATCATCGCCGTCGAAGCGATCGAAGGAACCGACGCCTGCATCCAAAGGACCGGCGAACTCTGCAAACGCGGCGGATGGACCATGGTGAAGGTCAGCAAACCAAACCAAGACATGCGGTTCGATGTTCCCACGATTGGCCCGCAGACGATCGAGAAAGTTCGTGCCGCGGGCGGAAAGGCGATCGTAGTCGAAGCGGACAAGACGATCGTTGTCGAACGCGAGAAAACGTTTGCCGATGCGAAAGCGGCTGGCATAACCCTAATCGCAATCGAAGACGAACAATTGCACCGGAGCATGCACACCGCAGCGCGGCGTGTGGCATGA
- the lpxD gene encoding UDP-3-O-(3-hydroxymyristoyl)glucosamine N-acyltransferase, producing the protein MQLSQIAAIVGGRLVTKSGVGDTVCTGANPPDQAQPGQITMLDDPKKAAAIAPRIESSGVLAVVTSSETEAISCAQIVVADPHEAFAKIVAHFRPAIDDTPLADGVDPTATIHPTATVHPGVTIGADVVIGPRTRVRPGVVIMPRCKIGADCVIHPNVTLYEYTELADRVIIHAGTVIGAHGFGYRQQNGRHVPTAQLGYVAIESDVEIGAGATIDRGTYGATRIGEGTKIDNQVMIAHNCQIGRHNLLCSQVGIAGSSRTGDYVILAGQVGLKDHVTLGDHAIVGAQAGVMDDCVGNQVYLGSPATPQREQMQIMAVERKLPEMRREVKQLRRDLDQLTSRIAESSSSDSADSKTFPDHPDRSAA; encoded by the coding sequence ATGCAACTGTCACAAATCGCCGCAATCGTAGGTGGTCGCCTTGTCACCAAAAGTGGCGTCGGAGACACCGTCTGCACCGGTGCCAATCCGCCCGATCAAGCCCAACCGGGCCAGATCACCATGCTGGACGACCCCAAAAAAGCCGCCGCGATCGCGCCGCGGATCGAATCGTCCGGAGTTCTTGCGGTGGTGACGTCATCCGAGACTGAAGCAATTTCGTGCGCCCAAATCGTCGTCGCCGATCCTCACGAAGCCTTCGCGAAAATCGTTGCCCACTTTCGACCCGCGATCGACGACACTCCACTCGCCGACGGGGTCGATCCCACTGCGACCATTCACCCCACGGCGACCGTACACCCCGGTGTGACGATTGGCGCCGACGTCGTCATTGGTCCTCGTACGCGAGTCCGACCGGGCGTTGTCATCATGCCGCGATGCAAGATCGGCGCCGATTGTGTGATCCATCCCAATGTGACGCTCTACGAGTACACGGAACTTGCCGATCGAGTCATCATCCACGCCGGGACCGTCATCGGTGCGCACGGATTCGGCTATCGCCAACAAAACGGCCGCCACGTTCCGACGGCCCAATTGGGTTACGTCGCTATTGAATCCGACGTCGAAATCGGTGCGGGTGCTACGATCGACCGGGGCACGTACGGTGCGACGCGAATCGGCGAGGGCACGAAGATCGATAATCAAGTAATGATCGCTCACAACTGTCAAATCGGACGCCACAACTTGTTGTGCAGCCAAGTCGGAATCGCCGGCAGTTCGCGAACCGGCGACTATGTCATCCTTGCCGGTCAAGTCGGACTGAAAGATCACGTCACGCTGGGTGATCACGCGATCGTCGGTGCCCAGGCCGGTGTCATGGACGACTGTGTCGGCAACCAAGTCTACCTTGGGTCACCCGCCACTCCCCAACGCGAACAGATGCAAATCATGGCCGTCGAACGCAAATTGCCCGAGATGCGTCGTGAGGTCAAACAGCTTCGCCGCGATCTTGATCAATTGACATCGCGGATCGCGGAATCAAGCTCATCCGATTCGGCCGACTCGAAGACTTTCCCCGACCATCCGGACCGCAGTGCGGCATGA
- a CDS encoding M24 family metallopeptidase: MSSEARLDRLAQQLASLEVDAFLVTDETNVRYLSGFTGDSSSLLITSAGTTVLSDGRYETQLAQQCPKLATAIRPPDQTLVELTVEVLAASPQRRVAIEAHHWTLAGFGKLRQACDSVQWSETTGVVEELRMIKDANEIAITRRAVEIAQRAFASVRPMLTDAMTERSVAHELEAKMRSLGAEGCSFAPIVAAGPAGALPHYRPSDLKLGDRTMGGEPTLLIDWGAKYEGYASDLTRTLHRPGASDRYRRAYEAVLEAQLAAIGTIGPGVKASAVDAVARGVLARHGMVDAFKHGLGHGTGLQIHESPRMSASSTETLAAGMIITVEPGVYFAGEFGVRIEDDILVTDSGCEVLSDLPKGLEDSVWLL, translated from the coding sequence ATGTCATCTGAAGCCCGTTTGGATCGATTGGCTCAACAACTCGCTTCGCTAGAAGTCGATGCGTTCTTGGTTACCGACGAAACCAACGTTCGTTATCTCAGCGGGTTTACCGGCGACAGTTCGTCGTTGTTGATCACGTCGGCGGGGACAACGGTTTTGTCGGACGGTCGATACGAAACTCAATTGGCCCAACAGTGTCCGAAGTTGGCCACGGCGATTCGGCCGCCCGACCAGACGCTGGTCGAATTGACGGTCGAAGTCCTGGCCGCTTCACCGCAGCGACGTGTTGCCATCGAAGCCCATCATTGGACGCTTGCTGGATTCGGCAAACTCCGTCAAGCATGCGACAGCGTCCAGTGGTCCGAGACGACGGGCGTCGTCGAAGAGTTGCGGATGATCAAGGATGCCAACGAGATCGCGATCACGCGTCGCGCGGTCGAGATCGCTCAGCGCGCGTTCGCCTCGGTACGGCCGATGTTGACCGACGCGATGACCGAGCGGTCGGTGGCTCACGAATTGGAAGCCAAAATGCGATCGCTCGGTGCCGAGGGTTGCTCGTTTGCGCCGATCGTTGCGGCCGGTCCGGCCGGTGCCCTGCCACACTATCGACCGTCGGATCTAAAACTGGGCGACCGAACGATGGGCGGCGAGCCGACTTTGTTGATCGATTGGGGAGCAAAGTATGAAGGCTACGCCAGCGACTTGACGCGGACCTTGCACCGGCCGGGCGCCAGCGATCGTTACCGACGCGCCTACGAAGCGGTCTTGGAGGCTCAGTTGGCCGCGATCGGCACGATCGGGCCAGGCGTCAAGGCCAGCGCCGTCGATGCCGTCGCCCGGGGGGTGCTGGCACGGCATGGCATGGTTGACGCTTTCAAACATGGTCTGGGGCACGGGACGGGGCTGCAAATCCACGAATCTCCGCGAATGTCGGCCAGTAGCACTGAAACACTTGCCGCCGGCATGATCATCACGGTTGAGCCGGGGGTGTATTTTGCGGGTGAATTTGGCGTTCGTATCGAAGATGACATCCTTGTGACGGATTCCGGATGCGAGGTACTGAGTGACTTGCCAAAGGGACTCGAAGATTCTGTCTGGTTGTTGTAA
- the accB gene encoding acetyl-CoA carboxylase biotin carboxyl carrier protein, with amino-acid sequence MSKGGKPKDVFDVERIRQIIQLMEEHDLSEVDLQQGDEKIKLGRGAKNVYSPPPVAAPAYAASAPAAAAGGSPPEDAGTFTINAPMVGTFYSKATPESPSFVKVGDHVGPDTVVCIVEAMKVFNEIPAECSGTIVAVLASDQEPVDFGKPMFRVKPDA; translated from the coding sequence ATGAGCAAAGGCGGAAAGCCAAAGGATGTGTTCGACGTCGAACGTATCCGCCAGATCATTCAATTGATGGAAGAACACGACTTGTCGGAAGTCGATCTGCAGCAAGGTGACGAGAAAATCAAGCTCGGCCGTGGTGCAAAGAACGTCTATTCACCACCTCCGGTCGCGGCCCCTGCGTACGCGGCATCTGCTCCCGCGGCGGCCGCGGGCGGATCACCACCCGAGGATGCCGGCACGTTCACGATCAACGCGCCGATGGTCGGCACCTTTTACAGCAAAGCGACTCCGGAATCGCCTTCGTTCGTGAAGGTCGGTGATCATGTCGGGCCTGATACGGTGGTTTGTATCGTCGAAGCCATGAAGGTCTTCAATGAGATTCCCGCCGAATGCAGCGGAACGATTGTGGCGGTCTTGGCAAGCGATCAAGAGCCCGTCGATTTTGGCAAGCCGATGTTCCGCGTGAAGCCGGACGCCTAA